A single Crateriforma conspicua DNA region contains:
- a CDS encoding DUF4912 domain-containing protein codes for MITTADLKAQTRRELADLAKNYGISGWHGMRKHELVTAIEKMQRSLRRSGNASKAKTESRSAKSMAPNRTKSTTTKVKSTSKKRRTGTQGRVAEMKPPRVSPKTARIRAQIRKRRESVQRNRDLSTGTLVGGAALKNGAQRTRGDEPHQDRVVLLVRDAFWLQASWEITRASVQRAQSALAERWHTAVPTLRLLTVGDVSSNRAESIERDIQIHGGVNTWYIDVDEPPSRFRVMVGYLADNGEFFSLCRSNIVETPKPGECERLDEHWSDIAEDYERIYSLSGGYDTDGGDLREMFEERLQRTMPQRGENGLTAEPTLLRENRLPFKVDAEMIVFGSTSPTASVMIGGNPVKLQADGSFTVRLKMPDKRQVLPVTAESRDGSRQRTTVIAVERNTKTMETVDFEDKI; via the coding sequence GTGATCACAACAGCCGACTTAAAAGCCCAGACACGACGTGAATTGGCCGATCTGGCGAAGAATTACGGGATCAGCGGTTGGCACGGGATGCGGAAGCACGAACTGGTCACAGCGATCGAAAAGATGCAACGCTCGCTTCGCCGCAGCGGAAACGCTTCGAAAGCCAAGACGGAGTCGCGGTCCGCCAAGTCGATGGCTCCTAACCGGACGAAATCAACCACCACCAAAGTAAAATCGACCTCCAAGAAACGTCGCACGGGCACCCAAGGGCGTGTGGCTGAAATGAAACCGCCACGTGTGTCACCCAAGACCGCGAGAATTCGGGCTCAGATCCGCAAGCGACGTGAATCGGTTCAACGCAACCGCGACTTGTCCACCGGCACCCTGGTCGGCGGCGCCGCCCTGAAAAACGGTGCCCAACGCACCCGCGGCGACGAACCGCATCAAGATCGCGTCGTGCTGCTGGTGCGTGACGCTTTCTGGCTGCAGGCCAGCTGGGAAATCACCCGCGCCAGCGTCCAGCGTGCTCAATCCGCCTTGGCCGAACGCTGGCACACCGCGGTCCCAACCCTGCGTTTGCTGACCGTCGGAGACGTGTCATCCAACCGTGCCGAGAGCATCGAACGCGACATCCAAATCCACGGCGGCGTGAACACGTGGTACATCGACGTCGACGAACCGCCGTCGCGTTTCCGCGTGATGGTCGGTTATCTGGCCGACAACGGCGAATTCTTCTCACTGTGCCGCAGCAACATCGTTGAAACCCCCAAGCCGGGCGAATGCGAACGACTGGACGAACACTGGTCGGACATCGCCGAAGATTACGAGCGGATCTATTCGCTGAGCGGTGGCTACGACACCGACGGTGGCGACCTGCGGGAGATGTTCGAAGAACGGCTGCAACGCACCATGCCCCAACGCGGCGAAAACGGCCTGACCGCCGAACCCACACTCCTGCGTGAAAACCGGTTGCCGTTCAAGGTCGACGCCGAAATGATCGTCTTCGGCAGCACGTCGCCGACCGCTTCGGTGATGATCGGTGGCAACCCCGTCAAACTGCAAGCCGACGGCTCGTTCACCGTCCGCCTGAAGATGCCCGATAAGCGTCAAGTTCTGCCGGTGACCGCTGAAAGCCGTGACGGATCCCGTCAACGCACCACCGTGATCGCGGTCGAACGAAACACCAAGACGATGGAAACGGTCGACTTTGAAGACAAGATCTGA